The Lemur catta isolate mLemCat1 chromosome 8, mLemCat1.pri, whole genome shotgun sequence genome has a segment encoding these proteins:
- the LOC123644072 gene encoding LOW QUALITY PROTEIN: F-box/WD repeat-containing protein 1A-like (The sequence of the model RefSeq protein was modified relative to this genomic sequence to represent the inferred CDS: substituted 2 bases at 2 genomic stop codons) produces MDLAEAVLQEKALKFMTHNSCVRLCLNQETVCLASTAMKTENCVAKTKLANGISSMIVPKQQKLPASYEKEKELCVKYFQQWSESDQVEFVEHLISQMCHYQHGHINSYLKPMLHRDFITALPARGLDHIAENILSYLDAKSLCAAELVCKEWYRVTSDGMLWKKLIDRMVRTDSLWRGLAERRGWGQYLFKNKPPDGNAPPNSFYRALYPKIIXDIETIESNWRCGRHSLQRIHCRSEISKGVYCLQYDDQKIVSGLRNNTIKIWDKSTLECKRILTGHTGSVLCLQYDERVIITGSSDSTVRVWDVNTGEMLNTLIHHCEAVLHLRFNNGMMVTCSKDRSIAVWDMASPTDITLQRVLVGHRAAVNVVDFDDKYIVSASGDRTIKVWNTSTCESVRTLNGHKXGIACLQYRDRLVVSGSSDNTIRLWDIECGACLRVLEGHEELVRCIRFDNKRIVSGAYDGKIKVWDLVAALDPRAPAGTLCLRTLVEHSGRVFRLQFDEFQIVSSSHDDTILIWDFLNDPAAQAEPPRSPSRTYTYISR; encoded by the coding sequence ATGGACCTGGCTGAGGCGGTGCTGCAGGAGAAAGCACTCAAGTTTATGACTCACAACAGCTGTGTCAGACTCTGCTTAAACCAAGAAACAGTATGTCTAGCAAGCACTGCTATGAAGACTGAAAATTGTGTGGCCAAAACAAAACTTGCCAATGGCATTTCCAGCATGATTGTGCCCAAGCAACAGAAACTGCCTGCAAGctatgaaaaggaaaaggaactgtGTGTCAAATATTTTCAGCAGTGGTCAGAGTCCGATCAAGTGGAATTTGTGGAACATCTTATATCCCAAATGTGTCATTACCAACATGGGCACATAAACTCATATCTTAAACCTATGTTGCACAGGGATTTCATAACTGCTCTGCCAGCTCGGGGTTTGGATCATATTGCTGAGAACATTCTGTCATACCTGGATGCCAAATCACTATGTGCTGCTGAACTAGTGTGTAAGGAATGGTACCGAGTGACATCTGATGGCATGTTATGGAAGAAGCTCATCGACAGAATGGTCAGGACAGATTCTCTGTGGAGAGGCCTGGCAGAACGAAGAGGGTGGGGACAGTATTTATTCAAAAACAAACCTCCTGATGGGAATGCTCCTCCCAACTCTTTTTATAGAGCACTTTATCCTAAAATTATATAAGACATTGAGACAATAGAATCTAATTGGAGATGTGGAAGACATAGTTTACAAAGAATCCACTGCCGAAGTGAAATAAGCAAAGGAGTTTACTGTTTACAGTATGATGATCAGAAAATAGTAAGCGGCCTTCGAAACAACACAATCAAGATCTGGGATAAAAGCACACTGGAATGCAAACGAATTCTCACAGGCCACACGGGTTCTGTCCTGTGTCTCCAGTATGATGAGAGGGTGATCATAACTGGATCATCGGATTCCACAGTCAGAGTATGGGATGTAAATACAGGTGAAATGCTGAACACACTGATTCACCATTGTGAAGCAGTTCTGCACCTGCGTTTCAATAATGGCATGATGGTGACCTGCTCCAAAGACCGTTCCATTGCTGTGTGGGATATGGCCTCCCCAACAGACATTACTCTCCAGAGGGTGCTGGTCGGACACCGAGCTGCTGTCAATGTTGTAGACTTTGATGACAAGTACATAGTGTCTGCATCTGGGGATCGAACTATAAAGGTATGGAACACAAGTACTTGTGAATCTGTAAGGACCTTAAATGGACACAAATGAGGCATTGCCTGTTTGCAATACAGAGACAGGCTGGTAGTGAGTGGCTCTTCTGACAACACTATCAGATTATGGGACATAGAATGTGGTGCATGTTTGCGAGTGTTAGAAGGCCATGAGGAATTGGTGCGTTGTATTCGATTTGATAACAAGAGGATAGTCAGTGGGGCCTATGACGGAAAAATTAAAGTGTGGGATCTTGTGGCCGCTTTGGACCCTCGTGCTCCTGCAGGGACACTCTGTCTACGGACCCTTGTGGAGCATTCCGGAAGAGTTTTCCGACTCCAGTTTGATGAATTCCAGATTGTCAGCAGTTCACATGATGACACAATCCTCATCTGGGACTTCCTAAATGATCCAGCTGCCCAAGCAGAACCTCCCCGTTCCCCTTCTCGAACATACACCTACATCTCCAGATAA